GCGCGTTGATGGCGGCGGGCCTCTTATATACCGGTCGGATTCAAGGGATCGACCGGCCGGCGCTCGCCCCGATGTTTCCGAGCGTATCCGGCAGGGGAACGCTGGTGCTCGACGTGGGGGCCAACCCCGATGCCAAGGCGCATCATTTGGCGCAATACGCACTGATGGGAAGCATCTATTCCGAAAAGGTGCTGGGATTTGAAAACCCCCGGGTGGGTTTGCTCAATATCGGGACCGAGGAGGGAAAAGGGACCGAGCTGATTAAAGAGGCTTACCGGTTGATCCAGGAATTGCCGATCCATTTTGTGGGAAATGTCGAGTCCCGGGACATTCTTCACGGCGTCTGCGACGTATTGGTTTGCGACGGATTCAGCGGGAACATCCTCCTCAAGACGTCGGAGGGCGTGGCCAAGGCGATTATGGACCGGCTCAAACAGGAGTTCACCCGAACCTGGTGGAACAAGCTGGCTGCGGCGGTGCTGAAGCCGGGTCTCAAGCGCTTCGCCCGGGAGATCAATTACAAGGAACACGGCGGAGCTCCCCTGTTGGGGCTGTCCGGTCCGATCATCAAGGCGCACGGTTCCTCGGATGCCAAAGCGGTCTTTCACGCCGTCCGCCAAGCCCGTCTGTTCGTGGAGCGGGGGGTTATCCCGCGGATCACCGAGGATTTACATAGAATCGAGAGGGGCTGAACAGCTTGAAACCGGTGGGGATCATCGGGACAGGTTCATATCTGCCGGAGAAGGTCTTGACCAACAAGGATTTGGAAACCATGGTAGATACGACGGATGAATGGATCGTCAGCCGGACGGGAATCCGGGAGCGGCGCATCGCCGCGGAAGAGCAGGCCTCTTCCGATCTGGCGGTGGAAGCGGGCCGCAGGGCGCTGGAGGCGGCGGGAGTGACGGCGGATCAGCTGGATTTGATCATCGTGGCCACCGTGACTCCCGACATGATGTTCCCGGCGACGGCCTGTCTGCTGCAGGACCGCCTGGGGGCGAAAAGGGCGGCCGCGTTCGACCTGTCCGCGGCCTGTTCGGGATTTTTGTACGGCATAGCGACCGCGACCCAGTTCATCCAAAGCGGCATGTACCGGTATGCCCTGGTGGTCGGTGTGGACTGCCTTTCCAGAATCACCAACTGGGAGGACCGGAACACCTGCGTGCTGTTCGGCGACGGAGCCGGAGCGGTCGTTTTGGGGCCGGTGGAGGAGGGACGCGGTTTCCTCTCCTTTGAACTGGGGGCCGACGGGTCCGGCGGGGATTTGCTGAAGCAGCCTGCGGGCGGATCCCGCATGCCGGCGAGCCGGCACACGGTGGATGAGCGCCTCCACACCATTTCCATGGCCGGCAGGGAGGTTTTCAAGTTTGCCGTCCGCGTGATGGGAAATGCTGCGGAGGAGGCGCTCTCGAAGGCGGGGATGACGAAGGAGGACATCGATTTCCTCGTGCCCCATCAGGCCAACATCCGCATCATCGATGCCGCCGTCAAGCGGTTCGGACTGTCGGAGGAGAAGGTGATCGTCAATCTGGACCGCTTCGGCAACATGTCCTCGGCGTCCATCCCGGTGGCCCTGGATGAAGCGGTGCACCAGGGACGGATCAAAAAGGGGGATACGCTGGTTTTGGTCGGCTTCGGCGGCGGTCTGACCTGGGGGGCGGCGGTGCTGAAGTGGTCGATGGACACCTGATGGATGCGTGCTGAGAGGAGGGGAGAGAAACATGGGGAAAACGGCATTTCTTTTTCCGGGCCAAGGCTCGCAGAAAGTGGGGATGGGGCGCGATCTCGTCGAGGCGCACCAGGGAGCCCGGGAGATTTTCGACAAGGCGGATGAGGCTCTCGGCTTTTCCCTGTCCGGGCTCTGTTTTGAAGGACCCGAGGAGAAGCTCCGTTTGACCGCATATACCCAACCGGCCATACTTACCACCAGCATCGCGCTGTACACGGCCTTTTCCGACGGGGGAATCGTCCCGGTTCTGGTGGCCGGGCACAGCCTGGGCGAGTACTCCGCCTTGGTGGCGGCCGGTTCGCTGGACTTTGCCGATGCCGTCCGCATCGTACACCAGCGGGGGAATTTCATGGAAGAGGCGGTTCCCGCAGGAAAAGGGGCCATGTCCGCCGTGATGGGCCTTGACCGGGAAGAGCTGGAGCGGGTGTGCCGCGAAGTTTCCCGGGAAGGCCGCGTGGTGGAGCCCGCCAACCTGAACGCACCTGGACAGATCGTCATCTCGGGGCACAAGGAAGCGGTGGAGGAAGCGGGAGAGCGCGCCCGCCAAGCCGGTGCCCGACGGGTGATTCCGCTGGCGGTGAGCGGTCCCTTCCACTCCAGCCTGATGAAGCCGGCGGCAGAGCGCCTCTCGGAGGTGTTGGCCGGCGTGACCGTGCTTGATGCATCGGTTCCCGTGGTGGCGAACGTTTCGGCCCGTCCGGTGACGGAGGCCCGGACGATCCGGCAATCCTTGATCGATCAGGTGGCCTCCCCCGTGCTGTGGGAAGACAGCGTCCGCTGGATGATGGAACAGGGAGTGGACACCTTCGTGGAGATCGGTCCCGGAAACGTGCTGACGGGTCTGGTGAGAAAGGTGGATCGCCGGGTGAAGGCCCTGTCGGTGCAGGATGTTCCCTCCCTGGAAAAGGCGCTGGCGGAACTGAAGGGTTAGTCCTTGGACGCAATCCTGACCTAAAAGGAGGAATGTTCCCCATGTTGTCCGGAAAAGTGGCGATTGTGACCGGCGGATCCCGGGGGATCGGACGGGCCGTTTCCATCGCCCTGGCCGACGCGGGCGCCGATGTGGCCATCGTGTACGCGGGTAATCGGCAGGGGGCGGAAGAGACGGTTGCCGAAATCGAGAAGCGGGGTCGCCGGGGAGTGATGATCCAGGCGGACGTTTCCCAGGCGGACCAGGTGGATTCGGCGGTAAAGCAGGTGCTTGACGCCTTCGGGCGAATCGACGTTCTGGTGAACAACGCCGGGATCACCCGGGACAATCTGGTTCTCCGAATGAAGGAGGAGGATTGGGACCGGGTGATCGACACCAATCTGAAGGGGACCTTCCTCTTCAGCAAGGCGGTGATCCGGACGATGATGAAGCAACGGTCCGGACGGATCATCAACATCAGTTCGGTGGTCGGGGTGAGCGGAAATCCGGGGCAGGCCAACTACGTGGCGGCCAAGGCGGGGGTGATCGGCATGACGAAGTCGCTGGCCCGTGAATTGGCCAGCCGCGGGATTACGGTGAATGCGATCGCTCCGGGCTTCATCGAGACGGATATGACCGCCGTATTGGGGGATGAGGTGCGCGATCAAATCATGAACCAGATTCCCCTCGCCCGGTTCGGCTCTCCTGAGGATGTGGCGGCGGCCGTCCGGTTTTTGGCCTCGGACGATGCCGGCTACATCACCGGTCAAACCCTGCATGTGGACGGCGGAATGGTGATGGTTTGAACCCCGTTCCCGTTGAAAGGGGGGATGCCGCCTTCATATCGCCGAAGGAGGGGAAATTGTCTTCTTGTACCCTCACCTCTGTTTTTGCTAATCTTTAAGAGGTGTATCCCTTATCACCATAAAGGGGAGGTGAACGGAGATGTCCGATACGCTGGAGCGCGTGAAGCGCATCATCGTCGACCGGCTGGGCGTGGATCCGTCACAAGTGACGCCGGAGGCGTCCATCAAGGAGGATCTGGATGCCGATTCCCTCGACGTGATGGATCTGGTTCTGGAGCTGGAAGATGAGTTCGGTTTGGAGATTTCCGATGAAGAGGCGGAAAAGATCTCCACGGTGGGAGATGTGGTTCAATACATCGAATCTCATCAGAAGTAAGTCAGGCAAAAAGTCCCGTCGTGTTTCAGCGCGGGACTTTCTCCCTGTCCTTAGTATGATGAAGTTTTCCGATTCATTTTGATGACGAAAGGCGGTAGCCGAAGTGAGACGGGTAGTGATTACCGGAGTGGGAGTCATCTCCCCGATCGGGAATGATCGCTCCACGTTCTGGAACAACTTGACCGCCGGCAAGTCCGGAGTGGGGCCCATTACGCAGTTTGACCCCAGTGATTTTCCGGTTCGGATCGCGGCCGAAGTGAAGGACTTCGATCCTCTGGACTTTTTGGATCGAAAAGAGGCGCGGCGCATGGATCGATTCGTTCAGTTTGCCGTGGCCGCGTCCCTGATGGCGTTGCAGGATGCCGGTCTGGACATGTCCAAGGAGGATCCCGACCGGGTCGGTGTCTACATCGGGTCCGGAATAGGCGGATTGTCCACCTGGGAGGAGCAGCACAAGATTCTGCTGGAAAGGGGTCCGAAGCGCGTCAGCCCCTTTCTCATCCCGATGATGATCGCCAACATGGCCTCCGGACAGGTGTCCATCGCCACCGGGGCGAAGGGGCCCAACAGCTCCGCCATTTCCGCCTGTGCGACGGGCACGCACTCGGTTGGTGACGCCTTCAAGATCATTCAGCGCGGCGATGCCGATGTGATGATCGCCGGAGGCGCGGAAGCCACCATCCGGCCGCTCGCCTTTGCCGGTTTTTGCGCCGCCCATGCTTTATCCAAGAGAAACGAGGAACCGGAAAAGGCGAGCCGTCCCTTCGACCGGGAGCGGGATGGATTCGTGATGGGTGAAGGGGCCGGAATTCTCATCCTGGAAAGCCTGGAACACGCCCTCAAGCGGGGAGCGTCGATCATCGCGGAAGTGGCTGGCTACGGGATGACCGGAGACGCCTACCATCTCACGCAGCCCGCTCCGGAAGGGGAAGGGGCAGCCCGGTCCATGTCCCGGGCGATCCGAGATGCCGGTTTGAAACCGGAAGAGATCGACTACATCAACGCCCACGGAACTTCGACGGAATACAACGACAAATTTGAGACGATGGCCATCAAGAAGGTGTTTGGTGAACACGCCTACAAGCTGGCTGTCAGCTCCAACAAATCGATGATCGGCCATCTGCTGGGAGCCGCCGGCGGTGTGGAAGCGATCGCCACGGCGCTCACCCTGAAGGAGCAGGTGATCCCGCCGACGATCAACTACGAGCATCCCGATCCCGATTGCGATCTGGACTATGTCCCGAACGAAGCGCGGCGGACACGGGTGCGGGCAGCCCTGTCCAACTCCCTGGGGTTTGGCGGTCACAACGCGACGCTGGCGTTGAAGGCGTTTGACGACCAAGAGCGGAACCAGGGGTGACCGCGATGGACCTGACCGGACTGGAAAAACAGCTCGGAATTTCGTTCCGAAATCCCGAGCTGTTTCGCCAAGCTTTCACCCATACCTCCTTCGCCCACGAACGGCGGGACGGAGACGCCCCCGACCACAACGAGCGTTTGGAGTTTCTGGGCGATGCGGTGCTGGAACTGCTCGTTTCGGAGCATCTGTTTCACCGGTATCCCGGGAAGAACGAGGGGGACCTGACGAGGATGCGGGCCCGGGTGGTCTGCGAGCCTTCCCTGGCCCAATTTGCCGAAGAGTTGGGTTTTGGTCAGCTCGTCCGCCTGGGAAAGGGGGAGGAGATGACCGGAGGCCGCAGGCGCCCCGCCCTGCTGGCGGATCTTTTCGAGGCTTTTGTCGGAGCCCTTTACCTGGATCAGGGATTGGAGGGGGCGAGACGGTTTCTGCAGAAGGTCGTCTTTTCCCGGATCGACGAAGCTTGGCTGTCCCGGATCGTCGACGCCAAAACGCGTCTTCAGGAAGTAGTCCAGCAGGAGCGGACCGGTTCCCTGACCTACCGGATCGTCGATGAATGGGGGCCTGCCCACGATCGCCACTTCGTGGCGGAGGTTCTCCTGGACGGGCGGACGTTGGGACGGGGAACGGGCCGTTCCAAGAAAGAAGCGGAGCAGGAAGCGGCAGCGGTTGCTCTGAAGGAGCTGGATCCCGGATTTTAAGGATGGATGTAAGACCACCGAACCCCGATGGAAGGTCGGTGGTTTTCCCGTTTTTTTGCTTGGAAAGGATTCCGGATCATTCCGGAGAAATGGAAGAAGAGGGGCGTGCGATGCAAGCGACTTATGCCGATTTTGAAAAGATCGAGATGCGGGTGGGCAGGGTGGTCCGGGCGGAACCCTTCCCCCGGGCGAGAAAGCCCGCTTACCGGTTGTGGATCGATTTCGGTGCGATGGGCGTCCGCAAGAGCAGCGCCCAGATAACCAAGTTGTACAAGCCGGAGGAACTGGTCGGCCGTCAGGTGATCGCCGTGACCAATTTCCCGCCGCGTCAAGTGGCCAATTTCATGTCGGAGGTGCTCGTCCTCGGCGTGGTGCTGGAGGACGGGGAAGTGGCCCTGATCGGCCCGGACCGGGATGTACCCCCGGGAAGCCGGATCTTGTAGGCAAAGCGCATGCCGGAAAGGAAGGGGGGAGAGGAGTGCATCTGAAAAGGCTTGAAATGATCGGCTTCAAATCCTTCGCCGATCGTTCGGAATTGGAGTTTGTCCCGGGCGTGACCGCCATCGTGGGACCCAACGGCAGCGGCAAGAGCAATGTGACCGACGGCATCCGCTGGGTGTTGGGGGAGCAGAGCGCCAAGCTGCTGCGCGGCGCCAAGATGGAGGATGTCATCTTCTCGGGCAGCGAGACCCGAAAGCCGGTGGGGTATTGCGAGGTATCCCTCACCCTGGACAACTCCGATCACCGGTTGAACATCGACTTTTCCGAGGTGACGATCACCCGTCGGGTGTATCGCTCGGGGGAGAGCGAGTACGCCATCAACCGCAGGCCCTGCCGGCTGAAGGATATCACCGAGCTGTTCATGGACACGGGCATCGGGAAGGAAGCCTATTCGATGATCGGTCAGGGACGGATCGACGATATCCTGAGCACCAAGTCGGAGGATCGGCGGGCCATCTTTGAAGAGGCGGCCGGGATTGTCAAATACAAAACCCGCAAGCGGGAAGCACAGCGGAAACTGGAAGCGACCGAACAAAACCTGGAACGGATCCGGGATTTGATCAGCGAGCTGGAAAACACGGTCGGACCCGTCGCGGAACAGGCGGAGAAGGCCCGTCGATACAAGGAATTGCGGTCTCGGCTTGAGCAGACGGAAGTGGGCCTGTACGTACATAAGATTGAGGATCTCCACCGCAAATGGCAGGAATCAAAGGGGAAAGCGGAGGAGCTTGAAAAGCTTCATCTGGAGCTTTCCACCCAGCTGAGCGCCCGGGAGGCCGCCCTGGAAGAGCTTCGGTTGCGCCTCAGCCGTCATGAGGAGGAGATGGACCGCCGACAGGGAGAACTTCTCCAAATCAGCGAGGAGCTGGAGAAGGCGGAGGCGCGCCGGGAGGTGGTGGAGGAGCGGATCCGAAACCGGGAAGCGACCCGAGACGGACTCCTGTCGAGAATCCGCGAACTGGAGGAAGAACGGGAGCGCCTGAGGGGCGAATGGGAACGGATCCAGGCGGCATGCCGCCTCAAGCGGAAGGAACTGGAGGAGTCCGAAAATCGCCTCAAACAGCTGGAACAGAAGTTGTCCTCCGCCGGTGACGATGCCGAGAGCCGCCTTCACCAGCTGAAATCCCGCATGTACGAGCGCTCTGCGGAATTGGCATCCCTCTCCAGCGAAAGCCGGCGCCTGGAAGAGGCCCTGGAAGAAGAGGATCGTCGCCTGGCAGCCTTGTCCCGCCAAGATGAGGATTTGATGAAAGAGGCGGCCGGTTTGGATCAAAAATCCGACGCCCTCCGGCGGGAAATGGACCGGGTGGCGGCCGACTTGAAGAAAGCGGCCGACCGCTACCGGGAACTTTCGGGGGAGCTCGAAAGGGTGTCCTCCGATGTGGAAGCCGCCCTCGGCGAGTTCCGGCAGGCCGAGGAAGAGTGGGGCCGACTCCGTTCCCGGCACGACCTGGTGAAGGAGATGGAGTCGGAACACGCCGGCTTTTTCCAGGGAGTCAAGGAAGTCCTCAAGGCCAGAGACCGGGGCGAACCGGGGCTCGCGGCGGTTCGCGGCGCCGTCGCTCAGCTGATCCGCGTTTCCGCCGAACATGAAGCGGCGGTGGAAACGGCTCTGGGAAGCGCTCAGCAGCACCTGGTGGTCGAGGACGAGGAGACGGCCCGCCGGGCGATACTCTTTCTGAAAAAGCGGCGCCTGGGACGGGCGACCTTTCTCCCCCTCGATGTGATCCAGCCCCGCCTGATTTCGCCGGAGGATCGCGAGCGGTTGGAGGGCGTTTCCGGATTTGTCGGGATCGCCGCCGATCTGGTCGAATGCGATGCGGCGGTCCAAAAAGCGGTCCGGTTCTTGTTGGGCAACGTCGTCGTCACGCGCACGCTGGAGGATGCCAACGAGGCGGCGCGGCTGCTCAGACACCGCTACCGGGTGGTCACACTGGAGGGTGACGTGGTGCACCCGGGGGGATCGATGACGGGGGGGAGCCGGCAGGCTTCCAAGACCAATCTGTTGAGCCGTTCGCGCCAGTTGGAGGAGCTGGGGCGGGAATTGGCCCGTCTCGGCGAAAAGCGGGATGCCCTTCGTCGTCGGGTGGAAGAGCTGAAAGACCTGCGGGAGGATGTGGAGAGGCGGATCGACTCGATCCGGGAGCAGGGGGAAAGCCTTCGCCTGCGGGAACAGGAACTGAAGGGGAGCGAGCGGGAACTGGCCGCCGAACGCCGGGCCTTGGAGGAGCGAATCGCAAGCAACCGGTCGGGGCAAGAGGAATCCCGCTTGCGGAAAGCGCGGTTGCAAGACGAGATCGAGGGATTGTCGGAGCGCCGCGCGCGGCTGGAGCGGGAGCAAAGGGACGCAAGCGAGCTGATCCGCAATCTGGAAAGGGAAGCGGAGCGGCGCGCACGGGAAAAGGGGGAAACCGATCGCCTTCTGACCGAAGGGAAGGTGGCGGTGGCCCGATTGACCCAGGAAGTGACCAACCTGGAGGAAAACGCGGAGCGGGCCCGTCGGGAGGTCGCCCGGATCGAGGAACAGCTGGTTCGTTCCCAGGAGGAAAAGGAACGTTTGGAGGAGGAGATCCGCGCGCTTCGCCAGGAGGTGGATCGCCTGTTGGAACAGGCCTCCGAACTGCGGAAGGCCAAGGCCTCGGCCCAGGAACGGCACGCCGAGGTTCGGAAAGAGCGGGATCGCCTGTACGGCGAGCGGGAGATCGGCGAGGGGGAGGCCCGCGAACTGCGGAAATCCCTGCGCCGGCGGGAAGAGGAATTGCGTCAGCTGGAAGTGCGGGTCAACCGGCTGGATGTGGAGCTGAATCATCTGCTTCAGAAACTGGCGGAGGAGTATGAGCTCAGTTTCGAATTGGCGCGCCGCCGATACGGCATTCCTGAGGATCCCGCCGCCGCCGAAGGGGAGGTTCAATCCCTCAAGCAGAGAATGGCCGCCCTCGGTGAAGTGAACCTGGGGGCGATCGAGGAACACCGGCGGCTGACGGAACGCCTCACCTATCTGAAGGAGCAGCAGCAGGATCTCGTCGAAGCGAAAAACACCCTGTATGAAGTGATCCAAAATATCGAGCAGGAGATGGCGCGCCGCTTTTCGGAGGGCTTCGAAGCGATCCGCCAGGAGTTTCAGGAAGTGTTTCGGCACATGTTCGGCGGCGGCCGGGCCGATCTTTATCTGACGGAGCCGGAGAATCCCCTGGAGACGGGAATCGATATCGTGGCGCAACCTCCGGGTAAAAGGCTGCAGCACCTGAGCCTTCTGTCCGGAGGGGAACGGGCTCTGGCGGCGATCGCTCTCCTGTTTGCGGTCCTGCGCGTCAAACCGGTGCCCTTCTGCGTGTTGGACGAAGTGGACGCCGCCCTGGATGAAGCCAATTTGGCCCGTTTTGTCCGTTACCTGCGGGACTTTTCCCGAAACACCCAATTTATCGTGATCACCCACCGGAAACAGACGATGGAGGGGGCCGACGTCCTGTACGGAATCACGATGGAGGAATCGGGGATTTCCAAGCTGGTTTCGGTCAAACTGGAAGATGTGGCGGAGGAAAGCGCCGTGACAGCAAACGGATGAAACGGAGGAGCAAGGATGAGCTTTTTTAAACGATTGAAGGAACGGGTGTCCCGCACGACGGAATCGGTCACCCGCACCTTCGTATCGGGACTGAGCAAGACCAGCGATTCCCTCGTGGGCGCGATGGATGATCTTTTCCGGAGGAGCAAGATCGACGAGGAGATGTACGAGGAGCTGGAAGAGATCCTGATCGGTGCCGACGTGGGAGTGACCACCACGATGGAGTTGACCGACCGGCTGCGCCAGGAGGTGAAGGAGCGGAAAATCAAGGATCCGCAGGAGCTGAAGCCGCTCCTGTCGGAAATTTTGTCCGATCTCCTGCGCGGCGACGAAGGGGATTTGAAAATGAACCTCGCCCAGGAGGGGCTTTCGGTCCTCCTGTTTGTCGGCGTGAACGGCGTGGGCAAGACGACGACGATCGGGAAGCTGGCCCACAAATTGAGGGAAGACGGAAAGAAACCCCTGTTGGCTGCCGGGGACACCTTCCGCGCCGGGGCGATCGAGCAGTTGGAGACCTGGGGGAAGCGGGTCGGCGCCGACGTCATCAAGCACCAGGCGGGGGCGGATCCCGCCGCGGTGATCTACGACGGCATCCAGGCCGCCCGTTCCCGCAAAGCGGACGTCCTCCTGTGCGACACCGCCGGCCGCCTGCAAAACAAGGTGAACCTGATGGAGGAGCTGAAAAAGGTGCACCGGGTCATCCGGCGGGAAGTTCCCGATGCTCCCCATGAGGTGCTCCTGGTTTTGGATGCGACCACCGGGCAAAACGCCATCCAGCAGGCGAAAACCTTCCGGGAGGCGGTCGGGGTGAGCGGCATCATCCTGACCAAGTTGGACGGCACCGCCAAGGGCGGGATCGTCGTCGCCATCCGCCGCGAACTGGGGATTCCCATCAAATGGGTCGGCCTCGGGGAAAAGGTGGAGGATCTGCAGCCCTTCGACCCGGACCAGTTTGTCCACGCCCTCTTCGCCGATTCGATCCGGGAGGAAGAGGAGCAGGGAGAGTGACGGCTGGTCCTCAGGCTGTCGAGAATCTCGGCAGCCTGCTTTTGTTTGATCAAAAAAGGAGATAAGGAGGGCAAATTCGTAAATTGAATCCGCTTTTACTTCAGGATGTGATCTTGCTATGATTGATCGCGGGTGTTAATGGTTAAATTGCTGAAGAAGGGGCATTGAAAAGGCCTCGGTTTTTTGTTGCCGAACAACCGCGTTATCCGGAACTTGCAAGCAAATCGGGATCCTTTATCGCTTTGTGTGGCTTTCAGAATCCTTGCATTCTGGAAAAGGGGGAACAGGACCGAACGACCGGCTATTCCTTCTTTTATGACGAACAGCATACCCGAGGGTACCAATTTGGAAAAGTCTCGACTTAACTGAGTCGTTTCGCGATTCGCATTGAAGGTGTTTGGAATTCATGAAATCAGGAGTAGCACATATGCTTCAAATCAATACTTACATTTATGTACGATTCGATCTGAAACAATGGGCTTCGGAAATGGCGATGGATGAAATCGATCGTTTAAAAACAGCGGAACCTTATATTAATTTTGACTTCGAGGAATTGGAAGGGTATATTGATCTATCCTATTATGGAGCACCGATACTGGATGATCGTTATGGGGATTTGATTTACTTTACCTGGTATGAGATGGTTGATGCCATAGATTCCTTTGTAAAAACGGGACGGGGCTGTGCGGGTCTGTGGTCGATTCCCACTTCGATCTGCTTGGAGCAGATAAAAAATTCCGATCTTGTTTTGTTGAAAGTAGATGGAAAGGGCTGGTTGTTGCCCCAAAATGAGTTGTTGACGATATTGATCGATGGAGCCATCCAATTCTATGGAAACATGTTCAAAGTGTTCATGAGAAATAAAAAGGATTATCATGATTGTTTGAAATTGAAGGGACGACTTATCCGGGAAGGGATCATTTAAGCGGAAATATTACCCAAATTTTCATCATGTTCCGCAGCACTATACCGATTAAACAATTATTAGGTCGTCTTTCAAGGAAAACAACTTGACACCCGCTTTTGGTTTCTATATGATGAGGTACTGTGAGGCCTCCGGTGCCGAGGTGACGGCCATGTTGGAGAAAACCACCCGGATCAATCTGCTTTACGACTTTTACGGTCCGCTGCTCACGGACAAACAGCGGGCGATGTTGGAGCTCTATTATCACGAGGATTGGTCCTTGGGGGAGATCGCCGGACACTACGGAATCTCCCGCCAGGCGGTCTACGAAGCGGTGAAGCGGGCGCAGGACGTGATGATCGATTTGGAAAGCCGTCTTCGCCTGCTGGAGAAGCACCGCAGGAGGCGGGAGATTGCGGAGGAAATGTTGCGCCGGCTCGAGGAGATTCCGGAAGGGAAACGGGTGGCGGAGCCGC
This region of Planifilum fimeticola genomic DNA includes:
- the smc gene encoding chromosome segregation protein SMC, giving the protein MHLKRLEMIGFKSFADRSELEFVPGVTAIVGPNGSGKSNVTDGIRWVLGEQSAKLLRGAKMEDVIFSGSETRKPVGYCEVSLTLDNSDHRLNIDFSEVTITRRVYRSGESEYAINRRPCRLKDITELFMDTGIGKEAYSMIGQGRIDDILSTKSEDRRAIFEEAAGIVKYKTRKREAQRKLEATEQNLERIRDLISELENTVGPVAEQAEKARRYKELRSRLEQTEVGLYVHKIEDLHRKWQESKGKAEELEKLHLELSTQLSAREAALEELRLRLSRHEEEMDRRQGELLQISEELEKAEARREVVEERIRNREATRDGLLSRIRELEEERERLRGEWERIQAACRLKRKELEESENRLKQLEQKLSSAGDDAESRLHQLKSRMYERSAELASLSSESRRLEEALEEEDRRLAALSRQDEDLMKEAAGLDQKSDALRREMDRVAADLKKAADRYRELSGELERVSSDVEAALGEFRQAEEEWGRLRSRHDLVKEMESEHAGFFQGVKEVLKARDRGEPGLAAVRGAVAQLIRVSAEHEAAVETALGSAQQHLVVEDEETARRAILFLKKRRLGRATFLPLDVIQPRLISPEDRERLEGVSGFVGIAADLVECDAAVQKAVRFLLGNVVVTRTLEDANEAARLLRHRYRVVTLEGDVVHPGGSMTGGSRQASKTNLLSRSRQLEELGRELARLGEKRDALRRRVEELKDLREDVERRIDSIREQGESLRLREQELKGSERELAAERRALEERIASNRSGQEESRLRKARLQDEIEGLSERRARLEREQRDASELIRNLEREAERRAREKGETDRLLTEGKVAVARLTQEVTNLEENAERARREVARIEEQLVRSQEEKERLEEEIRALRQEVDRLLEQASELRKAKASAQERHAEVRKERDRLYGEREIGEGEARELRKSLRRREEELRQLEVRVNRLDVELNHLLQKLAEEYELSFELARRRYGIPEDPAAAEGEVQSLKQRMAALGEVNLGAIEEHRRLTERLTYLKEQQQDLVEAKNTLYEVIQNIEQEMARRFSEGFEAIRQEFQEVFRHMFGGGRADLYLTEPENPLETGIDIVAQPPGKRLQHLSLLSGGERALAAIALLFAVLRVKPVPFCVLDEVDAALDEANLARFVRYLRDFSRNTQFIVITHRKQTMEGADVLYGITMEESGISKLVSVKLEDVAEESAVTANG
- the ftsY gene encoding signal recognition particle-docking protein FtsY, giving the protein MSFFKRLKERVSRTTESVTRTFVSGLSKTSDSLVGAMDDLFRRSKIDEEMYEELEEILIGADVGVTTTMELTDRLRQEVKERKIKDPQELKPLLSEILSDLLRGDEGDLKMNLAQEGLSVLLFVGVNGVGKTTTIGKLAHKLREDGKKPLLAAGDTFRAGAIEQLETWGKRVGADVIKHQAGADPAAVIYDGIQAARSRKADVLLCDTAGRLQNKVNLMEELKKVHRVIRREVPDAPHEVLLVLDATTGQNAIQQAKTFREAVGVSGIILTKLDGTAKGGIVVAIRRELGIPIKWVGLGEKVEDLQPFDPDQFVHALFADSIREEEEQGE
- the ylxM gene encoding YlxM family DNA-binding protein, which produces MRYCEASGAEVTAMLEKTTRINLLYDFYGPLLTDKQRAMLELYYHEDWSLGEIAGHYGISRQAVYEAVKRAQDVMIDLESRLRLLEKHRRRREIAEEMLRRLEEIPEGKRVAEPLIRQLLDLD